Genomic window (Leishmania braziliensis MHOM/BR/75/M2904 contig, possible fusion of chromosomes 20 and 34):
AATATCGCCTGCTGAGGTTGTGCTGAGGAAGCGTATGCCAAGAGCGACTTACAGAGGATGATGGTGAAGGTGGTCGGAAGGCCAGCGCCAGCTGTTCGTCGCCAATGCGATAGGGCCTCGACTCACCTGCGATGGTGCCACCACTGCTTGGTCATCCCTCCTTCCCGCATCGATTTCCTCCACTGGGATGCGCGCATACTGATGCGCTTGTTTGTGCTCGCTCTTAGGCAAAGcggcatctctctcttttgctttttgTGAGCGCACTTGCCCTCaggtgcatgtgtgtgtgtgtgtgtgtgtgtgtgtgtgtgtgtgtgtgtgtgcgtgaggagGGAAAAGTGTGAGCGGCACAAGTGGGGCGGCTGTACGTCAGAAAGTTCGAGCCACCGTTGTACCGATGCCTGCGCCCTCGCCGTTCTCCTCTATTGAAAGAGCACCGGCCCATCATGACCGGatcttcgctctctcgctttcaCCCGCTGAATTCTGTGTTGCTTGCCACCCTTCGCTCCGTGTCATTTCGCTTCTGCGCGGGTGAGCGAGGCTTCATTTGAGTTGCATTGTGCGGAGACTGTAGATCATGTGTGAAAAGGACCCGAGGAAAGTATGGAAAGAAATGGTGTGAGAGCACAGGGACACCGATTATCCGAGCTCAGGAGTGCACCTTGTTACCCAGGAGACGAATCTGCACGCGGACGCACCCAGCTGCTCACCAACCCACGCACCTAAAGTGCACGTCTCATTGGGCGTGGAAGGGCCGAAGGgagtgcacgcgcgtgtaTTTGTCTGTCGCTGTATGCGCAGTGAGAcaccctccttcccttctccgTGACCACCTTCCTCACCCTCACCCCTTCTCCACGGcgttcctctcttcttgtctttctcccctctcgcacagccccccttttcctgtGTGCCGTGTGGAACTACACCTCAATGGAGTTCTTCtgtgtgagtgggtgtgtgcgtgttggtttgagagaggagggaaacaCTTAGAGTTTCTTTCCGttggtgctgttgctgtcgctgtggctcttcccccctctcgcgctGTGGTGGAGTTCTTCTCGCCCCCATTCGTTCGTATGCGCCTaagtgtgtctctgtgcgccTACTGGCCGTAAGAGGCAAAAGACAGCgagcgggagagagcggAAAAAGCGTGAATCGAAGTAGAGAATCCGAAGGTGacggaggaaggggaggacaTTATGCTAACAGGCGCTCACGAATAGGTGCAATGACAagggcggagaggggggggggtactgGGCTAGCCGTCATCGCAGCCGTCAGGGGCATTCTCTACACGTGAATAAGCGAGCAAGGCATTGGCGGACGGTGGGCAGcgggaagaaaagggggctTATGTGAaacacacccccacacacatacacacagtgctttctctctccttgtgtgtgtgtgtgtgtgtgtgtatgacTGCGCTTTGGGTAAAGAGTCACGACGCTGTCGTGTGCTAACCATCCGCTTGTGGAAcaactccctccctccctccctcctcctccccatgCTTCACAGCGTACGCTTTTTCGCGCCTCGTTGGCATCAGGCAGGCGCAACACATTAGTGCAAGGGCTTCTGTTTGCGCGCTTGTGGAGAAGGGAGGCGTTGTCTTGCGTCCTCCTCTGTATTCTTCAGTCCGTTgactttccctctcctcgtctTGTCCCTTAGCAAACGAAAAATGTGCTCAGCAGTCATTGTTGCTGGGAGAAACGATGTGCCCAAGGCGATccggggaggagaggcgtgCAGGCAGCAGGCACTCCCTGAGTGCATTCGCTTTTTGTTCGTTTTGATGCCTTCATCCTCATCTGCACATCTGTGTGTGCCTCACCTCACATACGCCCTGGCTTAGAAACACGCATAGACGCTTACATGTTCACAGGCACCCATGCCGGTGCAGGGTGCCGAGGCAGCACCCTCGCCCGTCACCTGTTTGCCACACAGAGGCCTGTGCTATTCACCTCATGGTGCCGCGCGCCCATCGGCACACCATGGTTATGATACTCTTTatactcccccctcccccacccactcaATCCCCCAGGCACAGGCAAACACCGGTACGGCCCTTCTGGGGGTGCGCGGCAAGCCGCTCTTACCGCTGTTGCGTGAGGGAGTTGTGAGAGgtgctggggggggggtcgtgTGGGAGAGGGCAACGTCGGTTATTCCTCTTCCATCTGCTCCAGGCAGTCAATTGCCCTGTCGTTTGTTGCACCCGGCACctcacctctccccttctgcctttgcctctttctctccttcgtgTTTGTCCCCACCCTACCCTCAGTCTTGTGGAGGCGGATTGGAATAAGAGCAGCGGCCGGCCGAAGAGGCGGCACACCCCCTTGGGCACGTGTGTGATGGTGTACGCgatcggtgtgtgtgtacggacacacacacacacacagtcatgCAGCTCCATGTGGTTTCACCGCTGCCTTCTTTTGCGAGTCCAAAGACAGGAGGGGATGCACATGCAGGCGGCCGCTGTGCGCATGAGACGCGGGCGGCGCTCGACGGGCTCCACTGTGTACACAGAAGGCGGATCAAACAAGTGGTACGGCGGAGGTGGGTGGTGAGTGGTGCGAGTGTTCAAGTGAGTCTCCGCTCGTTATGTCTTGGTCACCGCACTGAGCCTcgaggtgagggagagaaagtgCGGTACTGGAGATGGCAGCCCTGGGCTGTCAACCACTTCGAGCCAGAAAATGCAGCTCGATGTGAGGCACCGCCGCAGACTTCTCGACCACCAGTTGCTGGTGAACTTGGTATGTGCAGCATCATGATTGGTGTGCTTACTGCAGGGCTCGCCGTagaagccgctgcagcctTTCTTCAGCTGCCATTTCCCTTGGTGCTCGTCCTGGGTACCTACGAGTCCCTCATTGGTCTATTACTACTGGTGGCGACACCTGTGTCCCTTCAGGCACTGAGAAAGGAAAGCAGAAAAGCCGGCGTTTGCACAGGCTCACATGCGTGTTCGCACTCGTGTATGCATGTAGGGAGTATGCGCTACTCCCAGTAGTTGACGGTTGTGAGACGCGTCATTGCACACTACCTTAGTCGTTCCCGATGGCCTGTCTGACGGTAGCCGTAAACTCCTGCCCCGTTCTCTCAATTATTGCCCggcctttcccttctctctctatacCACCCGCTTACCTCTTACCCATGACACGGTGTCCCCCGTCTCACCCCCTTCCCGCACAAACCAACCACTTTGtgacacatacacacacctgcGTGTACAACTGCTCACCAAAGACCACCCCATGCCGTGCTAGactcgctccctccctctcctttcctaCACTGCACCGGAATTTCCATTAGATCAAAGGAACAATTCTCcagtcccctcccccacccaaGTCGAGACCTCTCTtgcccacctctctccttatttactacccccctcctcctcttgtcGCTTTTACTCTGCACTGTCTCGCTCCTTGTTCTTATGTGAGtacgcacctctctctttctctcgtctCTGCCGCACGCCTTTCGTATTCCCTCTGCTCATAggtgcgtctctctgtcgTTTCTCTTGTTCCGCATTAGAGCGTTCTCTTGTCATattctttctttcctcgtTGGCGAGCCCCTTCTTcatcacctccgcctctccgtttctcccctccctttccgcaCAGGCAAAGCCCCGCTGGcgtctttcctttctttttctttttcgtgcctcttccccccccccccccctctccacctccttccgTACTCACGAGATtgtcgctgccgtgcgcGCTCTCTATCACACAGGTGCCCATCCACTTGCGAGCTTTGACTCTTCTCGACTAACCCCGCCATTGACGCCTTCCGAACGTCAAagctgctctccctctctttcctgcttCTTTGCGTATAGATTTTATTCTTTGGTCTTAGATATTCCTAAACTgtccccgcccccctccctccccccttatGTTTCGGCGGGAGCGGCAAACCCCGGGGGTTCTCTTATTCTTGAAAGCAGCCGAAGTTGGACTGGTTTGGTTTGGCAAGGAACACAGTCCCTCGAGGTTAATGGGGCTCGTTCGCTTCATTAGAGACCCAGGTGAAGGGGCTGAGGCGCACAAACCGGGAGGGACAAAGAGACTGTACGTGGCGGAGCAGACCGTCGGGGCACTGAAGGAGAAACTTTGTATTATGGCCGCCATTTCTCCCGGTACTTCCAGCGCCGCTTCGTCACCTCTAGGTGTGGCAAAGACCACCGCTGGCGAGAGCGCCTCTGACAAATCGCGATCCAAAGCACTGGAGAGCGgggcaacaacaacacctaCACGGGCGCCACCGAGCCCGAGCGGCACCGCAACAAAGAGCGAGATGGTGGACCCCTGCAGCGACGGTACTGTTGGTGTTGACGGGGCTGGTGGGGAGTCGTTCGCtcgcttgcgcagcaccgtgcgtgagctgcagcgccgtcttgATCTCTCGGAGGCCCGTGTCGAGCAGGCGGAGCAGATTCACTTGGATGCGCTGTTGCTCCACCGTGAGTCGACCCCATCCGCGGTGGCCCTCGTGAACGCTGAAGTGCAGAAGCTCTTTCAGCTGATGCAACAGCAGCTCTTGTTGAACGCagtccagcagcaggcggagCGAGCCCGTATGAGCGAGCTGCTTTACCAGTTGCAATGCCAGCAGCGTGCACCGTAGGAGAGGCTTGCACCGACACCGcgatgcgcacacacacacacacacacacacacatgtgaTTGTCGACGTGTGCCGGCGTATGTGCGCTGTGCCGCGCCACCCTCccgtttctcttcttctctcttcgcccGTTTGAGATTGCCCACCATGTAGAGTGCTCTGTTAAAAAGCGCGCACAGGCTGCGCTTGGCAGATGCATACctcacatacacccacacctaTGCCCATTTCAGTAACACGTGGACTCTTTTTTGAAACCGTTCACGCGCACACGAGGAGGCGCCGCGCTATCGCTGCGAGGTGCACTGACGTGCCGGCGATGGTGATGGGCTGGGCGAGAGTGGCGAGCACTAACGCATCGGCACCATCTTCTCACCCCCGcattctctccttcctctacGTTTggggctgtggtggtggtgtcagTGGCACTGACACTGATGACGACTTTTCGCTCCCCTGGTCACTCGCACACTGATGCAGGTCAGTTCGCTCTTCATCACGACAAGGCGAACACCGCCATCACTGAAAAACAGCACGAGATTCCTCAATTACTtcgtgtgtgtttctctgtAGAGTGGCGTCTCCGCTTCAATGAACacgccccgccgccgccctctctttcccctttctgtGTCCCTCCACatgtttttcccttcttgcccctccctccattAGATATGATACTCGAGGACGTTGACCGGACCGCTCGCTCACTTtcacgcgcacgcgtgtTCCCTTACTTTCTCTCCGCGATGAGATCCCACTCGAATGCGGATGACTTAGACACACAGATCAGTGAAACGAGACATATGGCGAGAAACACATCCCTACCCACACGAGTGCAATCGGTGGCAGACACTCGCTTAAACCATCAGACAGAACCATATTACAGATGCTGGAGCGCGTGAAGTTTGAAAGATAAACAAAGAAAGAGGCTCATTCGGTAAGCCTACTCCAcatttccctctcccttctgcAGGTGCGATGGGAAGCTGCCCATCCCTACTTGTGGAAGATGATCGAGATGAGAGGTCACACGCAGCAGTCGTGTGAGTTGACGACCTGTCACCGCACTACATCCTTTCTATCACTTATCAGCTGATACCTTGCCTTAtctcgctcttccctctcgcATGCTTGAGCCAGTTCGggcttctccccctttctctgcgCTGGATGCATACCTTGCGTTTGACTCCTTTCCACTCTgacactccctctctctctcgtgtttTCGTTCTGCTGTTTTTCTGCATTCTCGTGCACTTTTGCCGCGTTGATGGTCGCCCCGcgctctttccttttcttcgttgCAGTGCGAGCGTTCGTGTGCGGGTCCGCTTTCTCCTGGCAATCGCAGAAGGAGCTGGCGCGGGTGtgtctgcctgtctgtcGTGTTGATGTTGCCCGATCGACAAACTTCCCCTGCTCTCCACTCCTCCTGAGATTCACAGGAGTACTTCCCGACCAGATACACGGATAGAGATACAAGCACCGGGTATAGGCACCTGCGGACATATGAGGCAgcgcccccttcctcccccctccgtcAACGACACAAGAGTGCCAATTCAACTTGCTCACGTGCCTGCGTAGGCTACCCTTGCCGTGACgcatgtacacacacacacacactcgtaGAGACAGCGACAAACAAAAGAGAATTTGACAGCAGGAAAGCGGGCAAAAGGCCAATCTGCTGAAGCCAAGGGGAGTGCGGGCGTCATCGGGTGCTGTGCGGTGGGTATGGAAGCGCCAGCAGAACGCGCCCCTCCAGTGCGTACCAGGCGTTttaccgctgccaccaccaatGGCACCCCCACATCCTTGTCCCTCAGCATGACATCTAGCTTTCCGGTACACCATACTGCTCACATGTCCGCCTGTGCGGCCACGGGCAGGACTAGCAGAAACCTCGATCCCTCACAGCAACCGCCACTGCTACGTCGTCTGTCTCCATCCTACACTCGGTCACCCTACGCCTCACCTGTGACCGCACACAAGGGTGCGGCTACCTCCTCGTCCGCTCCACTAGACGATGCGTCGTGCCTACCTCTCGATGTATTGGAGCCAGCGGCGGCCCGCTGGGCATTGACGGCTGACCGCGGAAGTCGCCGAGCACCTCGTGTGCGCAGCTCTCTGGGTCCGCAGAGTGAAGTTGTCGACACAGGTCTTTTCGTGTGCCCCAACACAGTCGTGGCTGCCCTTTACTCAGCTGCACCAGGGCGCGGTCATTTGGTGATGACGGCCGAGTCGGGTGGGTGGCTGCGAGACGCGAGCATGACTCTTTGCTGCCGAagctggctgcgctgtcgatGGATCCGTTTGCGAACTACATGGTGCAGTGCGCAATCGAGCACAGCGATCGCACGACTGCTGCGCAGTACGTTGTGGCGCACTTCGCCGGCAACATGCTGCAGATGAGTTGCAACAAGCACGCCAGCAACGTGCTGGAGGTCGtcctgcggtgctgcggcgaggtcccggcggtgcggcgcctTTTCCTGGACGAGCTGGTGTTTAACCCGGCCGCCctgaaggaggtggtgagTGACCTGTACGGGAACTTTGTGGTGCAGGCGCTGATCGGCGTTGTGACGAACCCGATGGAGTTCAAGCGGGTGGAGGACCGCCTGCGCCCTGCACTGGTGGGGTGCCAGTTCGCAGCGAAGATCGAGGGGAAGATGAAGGCAAAGCGTCCTGTCCCGCCCCACACGGGCGGTGCGCCGCACCATCATCCCCACTCGCAGTTGCACCAGGAGCGAGAGGAACCGCGTACCGTACCATGCCGTGCCTACCACGATGCAGAGCCTCGGGTGGCTTACGACAAGGCGTGCTTGTTGACACGCCCCGCAGCCATGCCAGCTGGCGAAAGGTTGGTGTCAGCGTCGGCGAAGCATTTTCGGCACTCACCCTACGAACTGCCTCAATTTGTTGCCGTGCCATGCAGCGTTATCGGCAGAAGCGCACGTGGCATTTTGTATGGCTCTCCCTCAGCTGCGCATCGTTACATGcaacagcagctccagcgacAGGCGCCCTCACAGTAAGCGCGCCATGGCGATGCTCTATAGGGAGACGTCGGTCTCTGCTTCGCCCattgctttctctttcttgcaCTATGACTCCTCGAGCTGCTTTTCTTGGTGTGCTCTACGCGTactttgtttgttttcctgCATGTTTATTTTTTCGATTCTTGTATCATAACCCCGGTGTTCTGTGGGACGTGCGCAGACGTGTGAGTACACACGTCTGCGCACTGATGTTCGATGAACTCGGGAAGAGAACGTACGGCGTAAGGAGTctggcacgcacgcacgcacacacacacactcgtaGAGACAGCGACAAACAAAAGAGAATTTGACAGCAGCAAAGCGGGCAAAAGGCCAATCTGCTGAAGCCAAGGGGAGTGCGGGCGTCATCGGGTGCTGTGCGGTGGGTATGGAAGCGCCAGCAGAACGCGCCCCTCCAGTGCGTACCAGGCGTTttaccgctgccaccaccaatGGCACCCCCACATCCTTGTCCCTCAGCATGACATCTAGCTTTCCGGTACACCATACTGCTCACATGTCCGCCTGTGCGGCCACGGGCAGGACTAGCAGAAACCTCGATCCCTCACAGCAACCGCCACTGCTACGTCGTCTGTCTCCATCCTACACTCGGTCACCCTACGCCTCACCTGTGACCGCACACAAGGGTGCGGCTACCTCCTCGTCCGCTCCACTAGACGATGCGTCGTGCCTACCTCTCGATGTATTGGAGCCAGCGGCGGCCCGCTGGGCATTGACGGCTGACCGCGGAAGTCGCCGAGCACCTCGTGTGCGCAGCTCTCTGGGTCCGCAGAGTGAAGTTGTCGACACAGGTCTTTTCGTGTGCCCCAACACAGTCGTGGCTGCCCTTTACTCAGCTGCACCAGGGCGCGGTCATTTGGTGATGACGGCCGAGTCGGGTGGGTGGCTGCGAGTACGCGAGCAGAAGACTGGCGCCATTCGCCATCAGCGGCAACTGCGCGATGGTGGCGAGGTGTCGTGCTTGGCGTGGGCTTCAGCCGGTGGCGACACAGCTGTCGAGCCGCTCGGCGCCGTGGTAGTGGCTGGCCAGCTCAGCGGTCTCATCAGCTTCTATGCTCTGGTTGGAGAGTCACTAGTGGAGCTGCCGTCCGCCACGTGCGTGTTTCACGAAGCTCCACTACTTAGCTGTCTGCCACTGCGTGCTCCAGCCTCGGCAGAAGagccggcggcgacggcgcccgGGGCCCTTGTGAACGTGCTACTCTCGTTAGACGCCGACggcgtggtggcgctgtggtCCCTACAGCTGACTGAGGTGGGCGGGGGCGCTGATCGAGGGAACGAGGCAGATCTGCGGCtctcagcgctgctgctggactgcAGATACGCTTCTCTATCGCCGACGTCGTCGTTCCCgccggtggtgatggcggccATGGGTCTCTCATGCGTGTCGACCTCCACATGCTGCGTGTTATCGACCCACCGCTTTGTGCAGCAGCCCCTTTCTCCAACCGGCGTCCCAAGCGACGGCGATGAGGAGGCGGATACGCAGGGGAGTGCTGTCGTGTTCCTCTCCAGTTTCACAGTCTCTCTTACTGCGGACCCAAACGCTACCATGCTGTCGATAAACACTGGGGCCTCGACGGGTTTGGAGGAAGGGGCACCCGCGCCGGATAGCGCGCAGCCCCCTCTCCGCAGGGATTGGAAGGTCCTGCGAGCGTACCGGGTCCCCGTGGGATTGTTGCCGCAGAGGGGTGATGAGGGCAGTTCTACCTCCGTCAACTCTGCAGTTGTGGCTATCACCGCCCTCTGCGTCACGGGCTGCatcagccacagcagcagtgctgcgtcAGCGGAGCAGCTGTGGGCTGGCACCGCTGACGGCCGTCTTCTCATTTGggaggcacacacaggccGGTTTGTGCGCTCTCTGCACTCTGCCTCTGCGGCACCGGTGCACAGTCTGACGAGTGTGCCGTCTCCCGGGTCACCTGGGCAGGCACTGGTATGGGGGAGTCAAGCGGATGGTAGCGTGATGGCGTGGAGTGCCGATACATACAccgtggcggaggtgctgcccGTCAGCTACCCGCCATCCGGCCCAGTGGTGAGTAGGACTGGAGATGCAGAGGACTCGGTGGGTGGCGACCCTGCAAAcgcggtggtgacggtgcGCGACGCCGTCGACCTCCTGCGTGCCACACGCCACCGCTGTGCTCCGTCGACATTGCGGGCTCCGCGGCGTCGTGGCTGTGGCTTCACGCTCTTTGTGAAACCGATGGAGCTGGTGTGCATGCAGCGCGCGTGGTCCGTGGGTACCGACGGTACTGTGCGCACATGGCTGCTTCCCAGTGGCAGGGCaagcgcaggcggcgctgtggcGGACACTGCTGGAGCGGCTGTTGCCTCTTGGCCGACAAGCGACACAGGTGGTGCTGCCCGCGCTGCCTCGCTGGACGCCCACACTGTGCAGTGCTACTTGCAGGATCGGGCCGACGCATTGGCTCGTGAGCGGCAGGCGCAACGTCTGGCATCGGAGGCCCaacaggagcagctgcagattCTTCAAGAGCGCAATAGAGTGTTagctgccgcgctgcagcaggccatCAGACGTCTAGAGCAGGTGAGTGTGGACGACCTCGTGCGATCCGCATCACGGCCGTGTTCGTCCCCGTCCGTTGCTCCGTTACAGAACgaggacggcgcagacgcggCACTGGTGGAGTCCGCCGTTCTCGCACCAGGctctcccaccaccacatcaACGACCACACTTTCTGCTGTCTCTGAAGCAGACGAGCAACCCGTCGTGGCAGCTCAGCCCTCTACCATCGTCGTGACTCCGGATGCAACGTCGCCTCCACTACCGGCTATGACGACGttgccaccagcagcgcagaTGCACGTGCAGGCACTTCAACAGCTTCTGGAGGAACTGCACGCCAAGCTCGAGGAAAGTTGGAGCCGCAACGATGCtctgcgcgaggagctgcttgAGTGCCAGCTTCGCATGCTCGGGCGGGAAGAGGACATAGCGCAGAGCGCGCTCATGACTGCGGCCGACGAggttgcggcggcggctgcgacagGAAACGCAGAAGGGCAGACCAGTGCGGCACATGGGGTaacagcggcgacagcaaCCACGTCTGCGCCTTCACCAGTGCTGCCCTCGGCTCATATCGCTACCTCTTCCTTATCCGGGAGTACCAATGGTAGCTACACACAGGAGGAGGGTCGTGCGCACAGTGACCGCCTGCAGACATCCCCACCGCCACAAACCCGTCACGCTCCTTGTACAGCGCTCACGGCTTCCGCGGATAACAGCTTCCCCTCTCGCGCGTTTTGCAGCCCGTCCGTCGAGGAACTGGCGCCCTGGGCTGTTGCGCAGGCGCGACCGCTGacccctccaccaccgccagagATGCGGTCCACTGAAGATGCCTCCTACCCACTCTCGGTGAAGCCACAGGCAACGCCTCCATCGCCCACTGAGGTGAGCCCGAGCACCTCTACTGCAGCAGAGCGCTTCTTCAAGGCTGCATCCGCCATGCTGCGTACTTCGACGATCACCTACGGCGACGTGGCAAGACGGGAGCCTAGCGTTGCCGGTCGAGCACACGTGCCaacgccaccactgctgtcggagaccgaggaggaggacgtgTACGCCGAGGAGGGCGACTACacggacggcgacgacgacgagatAGCTCTGTTGGAGGCGTGGTGCACAAGCGAGGGCGATCTTAGCCCGATACCAGGCCCAGACCCAGTAGCTGCTCGTGGTGCTACATCTACGGACGCGTCCGTCGTACGCGGAGGTCGAGGCGAGCCGTTTCCTTCCCCGCTCTCTTTATTCATGTCGACCAGCTTTTCCGCAGGTCACGCTactggcggcagtggcagtgccATCGACCGCCCCGGTGCACTTCGAGTTGCCTGGCCACCAACACACGTGACAGCAACGTGGACAACGCCGGCGCGTGCAGCAGGGCGAGACGATCCAGTGGTTGATAATGCGCGGGGACGAGTGCTGACGGCTCCATCTCGTCGATCCGGCTCGCTAGCTGCTGGCAGTGCACGACCAGCAGCAGTCGGAACTGGTGTTGTTCAGAGTGCACCGATGCAGGGCGCAGGCACAACGCCCTccgcggcgtcgccaccCTACGCCTTTCGCTCCCCGATCATCTATCGACCAGCCTAGGTCGTCTTCTGGAAGGTCAAGGCTGGGAAAAAGCTGAGGGGGAgcagggctgctgctgctgatgcagaCATCCACCAACAAGATCTTCCTCGCCTGCTCTTGGGTTGACATGCCAGCTTCCCCTCTCACGCCTGTGCACGCCGCCCCGTTTGTTACTGTTTTGTTCTCTGAAGTTTGCGCACTGATCGTTCATGTCCCATCTCACCCATGTGACATGCTGAATGCCCGCGGAGCCCAATGAAACAGGAATACATGAGGAAAAACGAGTCGTCCCACCGTTAACTACAGCGTGCCAGCGCATCGTCTGGTagaggggtggtggtacCCCAGGTTCTGGCGTATATTCGCAAGATGCCTCCGGTGCCTGCAACTGTGCACGCAGCGGCCGTGCAGATAATGAGCGGAAGGGTGATGTGGGCTTGGTACTTTTTGACAGACCCGCTTTCACATTCTCCGTGTGCGCATGTTTCTCTGTGTTTCTGCGCAGGTTTGCATGATGATCTGGTGCTTGCAAGCTGACGATGCACCTTCTCAtctcctttctccccctcttaTCCCTTGTCTCTCGCAGGCCCTCACCGCCAGGAACGACTTCACGTGGACACTTCTCCCTATCTCCGCATAGGCGCACACTGTTCTTCCGCCCTCTACCCGCGTGCTCTTCCCTGCCTGCAGACGCGGAGTAGGAgggggcgtgtgtgcagAGTTGTAGGGAAGAAGAGTGCTGACGTCTACAAGTGAGAGAAATCAACGGGGGTGGGGAACGGAGCCCCTGCGCTCTTCACAGCGcgtgcatgcatgtgtgcagcagctccacgtACTACCGCTATGTGAAGAGCTCTTATTTCCCttgcttcccccccctctctctctctctcacgttGCTCTCGCCGTGGACATGAGTCGCACCACCTTCTTGAAAATCCCCCTCTGCTTATTTTTTGCCGCAGTCCGCACCCGGTACGGGCACCCACACTCCTGCCCATAGAGAGGTTTACTCATCGAGGCTGACGC
Coding sequences:
- a CDS encoding putative RNA-binding regulatory protein: MDPFANYMVQCAIEHSDRTTAAQYVVAHFAGNMLQMSCNKHASNVLEVVLRCCGEVPAVRRLFLDELVFNPAALKEVVSDLYGNFVVQALIGVVTNPMEFKRVEDRLRPALVGCQFAAKIEGKMKAKRPVPPHTGGAPHHHPHSQLHQEREEPRTVPCRAYHDAEPRVAYDKACLLTRPAAMPAGERLVSASAKHFRHSPYELPQFVAVPCSVIGRSARGILYGSPSAAHRYMQQQLQRQAPSQ